The following are from one region of the Sandaracinus amylolyticus genome:
- the rtcA gene encoding RNA 3'-terminal phosphate cyclase: MLVIDGSIGEGGGQVLRSALSLSMVTRRPFKIERIRAGRDKPGLANQHLVAVRAAASVCNAEVSGDQLGSTALSFRPRAIKGGEHRVAIDTAGSATLVLQTITPALLRAPEPSVVTLEGGTHNPAAPPFEFLEKCWTPALATMGVKVQVSLERPGFYPKGGGLFTARITPGDLGRFEREERGAEKSRRATATIAGLSEPIADRELRVAKERLGLARDQMERRVLDEALGPGNVFQVEMAYEHGTALFVSFGERGLRAEQVAELAIGRALAFHESDAAVEEHLADQLLLPMAIGKGGLFTTTDPSSHARTQAEVLRRFLDVDVDITTRDERTYTIEMRGADV; the protein is encoded by the coding sequence ATGCTGGTGATCGACGGATCGATCGGTGAGGGAGGCGGGCAGGTCCTTCGGAGCGCCCTCTCGCTCTCGATGGTCACGCGCAGGCCATTCAAGATCGAGCGCATCCGCGCCGGTCGCGACAAACCCGGTCTCGCGAACCAACACCTCGTCGCGGTCCGCGCCGCGGCCTCGGTGTGCAACGCGGAGGTCTCGGGCGATCAGCTCGGCTCGACCGCGCTCTCGTTCCGACCGCGCGCGATCAAGGGCGGCGAGCATCGCGTCGCGATCGACACCGCAGGCAGCGCGACGCTCGTGCTCCAGACGATCACGCCCGCGCTCCTGCGCGCGCCCGAGCCCAGCGTCGTCACGCTCGAGGGCGGCACCCACAACCCGGCCGCACCGCCCTTCGAGTTCCTCGAGAAGTGCTGGACCCCCGCCCTCGCGACGATGGGCGTGAAGGTGCAGGTCTCGCTCGAGCGCCCCGGCTTCTATCCGAAGGGCGGCGGCCTCTTCACCGCGCGCATCACGCCGGGCGACCTCGGTCGCTTCGAGCGCGAGGAGCGCGGCGCCGAGAAGTCGCGCCGCGCGACCGCGACCATCGCCGGGCTCTCCGAGCCGATCGCGGATCGCGAGCTGCGCGTCGCGAAGGAGCGCCTCGGGCTCGCGCGCGATCAGATGGAGCGTCGCGTGCTCGACGAGGCGCTCGGGCCCGGCAACGTCTTCCAGGTCGAGATGGCGTACGAGCACGGCACCGCGCTCTTCGTCTCGTTCGGCGAGCGCGGCCTGCGCGCCGAGCAGGTCGCGGAGCTCGCGATCGGTCGCGCCCTCGCGTTCCACGAGAGCGACGCGGCGGTCGAGGAGCACCTCGCCGATCAGCTCCTGCTCCCGATGGCGATCGGCAAGGGCGGCCTCTTCACCACGACCGATCCCAGCTCGCATGCGCGCACCCAGGCCGAGGTGCTGCGCCGCTTCCTCGACGTCGACGTCGACATCACGACGCGCGACGAGCGCACGTACACGATCGAGATGCGCGGAGCCGACGTCTGA
- a CDS encoding putative bifunctional diguanylate cyclase/phosphodiesterase: MRTVAGLVDLPIAVCFALEGDHARKLASASELPRDGGLEEVVPARRLRLERARIVTHVGRGPAAPEVALFAPGTTPLSVATLPIMAGETQLATVLLADIRPRPDLAEPRRSAALDDLRALVEGVLQPPSATEPITASHAIAATPSPPIDLRVRRRAGSSQRAPRPDPVTGLPDRAYVHLETERRIERAQVMGQGLALAIVSLDRFRRVNDSLGHALGDVLLRQVAQRLLSSIDDGDLVGRRSGDEFIVLLDDVRAGVSALQRSDRIQQAIREPFHLDAHEIVLTAGIGVARHPDDAPDAATLLRYADIALHQAKNEGPGRLKLFDASMQQTARERLDLEHQLREAMRSGQLSLHYQPKYSIETRELVGAEALLRWKHPQRGMISPGRFIPVAEDSGLIVPIGTWALNEVARQCKRWSDSGLEYGRVSVNVSGLQFVRHDFVGTVKRAVRAASIPPERLELELTETIVMGEVEQAIERLSALRSLGVRVSVDDFGTGYSSLAYLQKLPVDVLKIDRSFVQELDREGVAAEQARSLAQAITFLGHQLGLDVLAEGVETPTQLEQLANVGCDEVQGYLFGKPMPPDAFERHVREG; this comes from the coding sequence TTGCGAACGGTCGCGGGGCTCGTCGATCTGCCGATCGCGGTGTGCTTCGCGCTCGAGGGCGATCACGCGCGCAAGCTCGCGAGCGCGAGCGAGCTGCCCCGCGACGGAGGCCTCGAGGAGGTCGTGCCGGCGCGGCGGCTGCGGCTCGAGCGGGCGCGCATCGTGACCCACGTCGGCCGCGGCCCGGCGGCGCCCGAGGTCGCGCTCTTCGCCCCCGGCACCACGCCGCTCTCGGTCGCGACCCTGCCGATCATGGCGGGCGAGACCCAGCTCGCGACGGTGCTGCTCGCCGACATCCGGCCGCGCCCCGATCTCGCCGAGCCCCGCCGCAGCGCGGCGCTCGACGATCTGCGCGCGCTCGTCGAGGGCGTGCTGCAGCCGCCCTCCGCGACCGAGCCGATCACCGCGTCGCACGCGATCGCTGCGACCCCGAGCCCGCCGATCGACCTGCGGGTGCGGCGTCGCGCCGGATCGTCGCAGCGCGCGCCGCGGCCCGATCCCGTGACCGGCCTGCCCGATCGCGCGTACGTGCACCTCGAGACCGAGCGCCGCATCGAGCGGGCGCAGGTGATGGGGCAGGGCCTCGCGCTCGCGATCGTCTCGCTCGATCGGTTCCGCCGGGTGAACGACTCGCTGGGGCACGCGCTCGGCGACGTGCTGCTGCGGCAGGTCGCGCAGCGCCTGCTCTCGAGCATCGACGACGGAGATCTCGTCGGGCGACGAAGCGGCGACGAGTTCATCGTGCTGCTCGACGACGTGCGCGCCGGGGTGTCGGCGCTGCAGCGATCGGATCGCATCCAGCAGGCGATCCGCGAGCCCTTCCACCTCGACGCCCACGAGATCGTGCTGACCGCGGGCATCGGCGTGGCGCGTCATCCCGACGACGCGCCCGACGCCGCGACGCTGCTGCGCTACGCCGACATCGCGCTGCACCAGGCGAAGAACGAGGGGCCAGGACGGCTCAAGCTCTTCGACGCGTCGATGCAGCAGACCGCGCGCGAGCGGCTCGACCTCGAGCACCAGCTGCGCGAGGCGATGCGCTCGGGGCAGCTCTCGCTGCACTACCAGCCCAAGTACTCGATCGAGACGCGCGAGCTCGTCGGTGCCGAGGCGCTGCTGCGCTGGAAGCACCCCCAGCGCGGCATGATCAGCCCGGGTCGCTTCATCCCGGTCGCCGAGGACAGCGGTCTGATCGTGCCGATCGGCACCTGGGCGCTCAACGAGGTCGCGCGGCAGTGCAAGCGCTGGAGCGACTCGGGGCTCGAGTACGGGCGCGTGTCGGTGAACGTGTCGGGCCTGCAGTTCGTGCGGCACGACTTCGTGGGCACGGTGAAGCGTGCGGTGCGCGCCGCGAGCATCCCGCCCGAGCGGCTCGAGCTCGAGCTGACCGAGACGATCGTCATGGGCGAGGTCGAGCAGGCGATCGAGCGACTGAGCGCGCTGCGCTCGCTGGGCGTGCGGGTGTCGGTCGACGACTTCGGCACCGGGTACTCGTCGCTCGCGTACCTGCAGAAGCTGCCGGTCGACGTGCTGAAGATCGATCGCTCGTTCGTGCAGGAGCTCGATCGCGAGGGCGTCGCGGCGGAGCAGGCGCGCTCGCTGGCGCAGGCGATCACGTTCCTCGGGCACCAGCTGGGGCTCGACGTCCTCGCGGAGGGCGTCGAGACGCCGACGCAGCTCGAGCAGCTGGCGAACGTCGGGTGCGACGAGGTGCAGGGCTACCTGTTCGGGAAGCCGATGCCGCCGGATGCCTTCGAGCGGCACGTTCGGGAAGGCTGA
- a CDS encoding sigma-70 family RNA polymerase sigma factor, whose amino-acid sequence MTAPDELADEFERSRARLRAVALRMLGSGDDADDAVQETWLRASRAGARDVESVSGWLRTILGRVCLDMLRARRRRGEVDLEEHDVPTSPDDELAHAESVGLALLVVLERLGPDERIAFVLHDLFGVPFEEIAVILERSPVAAKKVASRARHRVVGARRVHAPDTAEKRRVVEAFLAASRAGDVAALLAVLAPDVVRRADRVALPSDGERELRGARRVADETRHNAARARDARVIWVDGELGVVVAPRGRLAIVLRLAIEGDRITAIDVIAEPARVRAVDLAVLETDLAR is encoded by the coding sequence GTGACCGCCCCCGACGAGCTCGCGGACGAATTCGAGCGATCGCGCGCCCGGCTGCGCGCGGTCGCGCTCCGCATGCTCGGCTCGGGCGACGATGCCGACGACGCGGTGCAGGAGACCTGGCTCCGCGCGAGCCGCGCCGGTGCGCGCGACGTCGAGAGCGTGAGCGGGTGGCTGCGCACGATCCTCGGTCGCGTGTGCCTCGACATGCTGCGGGCGCGGCGCCGGCGCGGCGAGGTCGATCTCGAGGAGCACGACGTGCCCACGAGCCCCGACGACGAGCTCGCGCACGCCGAGTCGGTCGGGCTCGCGCTGCTGGTCGTCCTCGAGCGGCTCGGCCCCGACGAGCGCATCGCGTTCGTGCTCCACGATCTGTTCGGCGTTCCGTTCGAGGAGATCGCGGTGATCCTCGAGCGCTCCCCCGTCGCGGCGAAGAAGGTCGCGAGCCGCGCGCGCCATCGTGTCGTCGGCGCGCGCCGCGTCCACGCGCCCGACACCGCGGAGAAGAGGCGCGTGGTCGAGGCATTCCTCGCGGCATCGCGCGCCGGCGACGTCGCCGCGCTGCTCGCGGTCCTCGCGCCCGACGTGGTGCGGCGCGCCGATCGCGTCGCGCTGCCGAGCGACGGGGAGCGCGAGCTGCGAGGCGCACGTCGGGTCGCCGACGAGACGCGCCACAACGCGGCGCGCGCGCGCGACGCGCGGGTGATCTGGGTCGACGGCGAGCTCGGCGTCGTGGTCGCGCCGCGCGGCCGCCTCGCGATCGTGCTGCGCCTCGCGATCGAAGGAGACCGCATCACCGCGATCGACGTGATCGCCGAGCCGGCGCGGGTGCGCGCGGTCGATCTCGCCGTGCTCGAGACCGACCTCGCGCGCTGA